A genome region from Thermomonospora amylolytica includes the following:
- a CDS encoding DUF5955 family protein, whose protein sequence is MAGEDHRVQIGGNANISGSQIASGRNVHQTQHVEQGGDVSAVEQAIARIAELLERHRAEIDEPHRARRDLEDIQEEVAEAEPDRERVAHALQRLGTRVAGIAVLAQAVADLAALLPGV, encoded by the coding sequence ATGGCGGGCGAGGACCACCGCGTCCAGATCGGCGGCAACGCGAACATCTCCGGGAGCCAGATCGCCTCCGGCCGGAACGTGCACCAGACCCAGCACGTCGAGCAGGGCGGCGACGTCTCCGCCGTCGAGCAGGCCATCGCCCGGATCGCCGAACTGCTGGAACGCCACCGGGCCGAGATCGACGAGCCGCACCGGGCCCGGCGGGACCTGGAGGACATCCAGGAGGAGGTCGCCGAGGCCGAGCCGGATCGCGAGCGCGTCGCCCACGCCCTCCAGCGCCTCGGCACCCGGGTGGCCGGCATCGCCGTCCTGGCGCAGGCCGTCGCCGACCTCGCCGCCCTGTTGCCGGGAGTGTGA